In Acidobacteriota bacterium, one genomic interval encodes:
- a CDS encoding response regulator transcription factor produces MIRVLIVEDQAMVLGALAALLSIERDIRVVGQAASAEEALRLLGREPPDVVLTDIEMPGLSGLELAARVRERSVKSRVIILTTFARPGYLRRALDAGASGYLLKDAPSSQLADAIRRVHQGGRAIDPELAAEAWTAEIDPLTDRERQVLRLAADGQTSGEVAEALSLSEGTVRNYLSEAISKLGARNRVEAARIARVKGWL; encoded by the coding sequence ATGATCCGCGTGCTGATCGTCGAGGATCAGGCGATGGTGCTCGGCGCCCTCGCCGCGCTGCTGTCGATCGAACGCGACATCCGCGTGGTTGGTCAGGCCGCGAGCGCGGAGGAGGCGCTGCGCCTGCTCGGCCGCGAGCCGCCGGACGTAGTGCTGACCGACATCGAGATGCCGGGGCTGAGCGGGCTCGAGCTGGCGGCGCGCGTGCGCGAGCGCAGCGTGAAGAGCCGGGTGATCATCCTGACGACGTTCGCGCGGCCTGGGTACCTGCGGCGCGCGCTCGACGCCGGCGCGAGCGGGTATCTGCTGAAGGATGCGCCTTCGTCGCAGCTCGCCGACGCGATCCGCCGCGTGCATCAGGGCGGCAGGGCGATCGACCCGGAACTGGCGGCCGAAGCGTGGACCGCGGAGATCGATCCGCTGACCGACCGGGAGCGCCAGGTGCTGCGCCTTGCCGCCGACGGACAGACGAGCGGCGAGGTCGCCGAGGCGTTGTCGCTGTCGGAAGGCACGGTGCGCAACTACCTGTCGGAAGCCATCAGCAAGCTCGGCGCGCGCAACCGCGTCGAGGCGGCGAGGATTGCGCGCGTGAAGGGGTGGCTGTAG
- a CDS encoding sensor histidine kinase yields the protein MQGPDTTRLVSARSGPGRRWRFRLLPADRGLGWTPYAWLVYLSFFLVYPLWARPSAAGWGLHAAVVFAFLLLYFRGFWLQGRRLLPIIVGIALLGAIAVPFNPGASCFFIYAAAFLGEAGRPRVVIPWLAVLVAFVGAEAWLLALPPHAWIPGVVFSIIIGGTNIHFAEAGRANARLRLEQERVEEMAKVAERERISRDLHDLLGHTLSVIVLKSELASKLADHDPARAIGEIRDVERISRDALTEVRRAVRGYRARGFSGELAAGQAALAAAGVHLAADVSAEPLPPAVETTFALVLRESLTNVVRHAHATTCRTSLDVSDAGARLVIEDDGVGGAVKEGSGLAGMRERLEQMGGALIVSSGSGLRVEATLPLSRGSSSAGVLRT from the coding sequence ATGCAGGGCCCCGACACCACGCGGCTCGTGAGCGCCCGGTCCGGCCCAGGTCGCCGATGGCGGTTCCGCCTGCTGCCGGCCGACAGGGGGCTCGGATGGACGCCGTACGCGTGGCTCGTTTACCTCAGCTTCTTCCTGGTGTACCCCCTCTGGGCGCGGCCGTCGGCGGCGGGCTGGGGGCTGCATGCGGCGGTGGTGTTCGCGTTCCTGCTGCTGTACTTCAGGGGTTTCTGGCTCCAGGGGCGCCGGCTGCTGCCCATCATCGTCGGCATCGCCCTGCTCGGCGCGATCGCGGTCCCGTTCAATCCCGGCGCGAGCTGCTTCTTCATTTACGCGGCGGCCTTTCTCGGCGAGGCCGGACGCCCGCGCGTCGTGATCCCCTGGCTGGCGGTGCTCGTCGCCTTCGTCGGCGCCGAGGCGTGGCTGCTCGCGCTGCCACCTCACGCCTGGATCCCCGGCGTCGTCTTCTCGATCATCATCGGCGGGACGAACATCCACTTCGCCGAGGCCGGACGAGCGAACGCGCGGCTCCGACTCGAGCAGGAACGGGTCGAGGAGATGGCCAAGGTCGCCGAGCGCGAGCGCATCAGCCGCGACCTGCACGACCTGCTCGGCCACACGCTCTCGGTCATCGTCCTGAAGTCGGAGCTGGCGTCGAAGCTGGCCGATCACGATCCTGCCCGCGCCATCGGTGAGATTCGAGACGTCGAGCGCATCTCGCGTGACGCGCTCACCGAGGTACGGCGCGCGGTGCGGGGCTACCGCGCCCGCGGGTTCTCTGGCGAGCTGGCTGCAGGGCAGGCGGCGCTCGCCGCCGCAGGTGTCCACCTCGCGGCCGACGTCTCCGCTGAGCCGCTCCCGCCTGCGGTCGAGACGACCTTCGCGCTCGTGCTGCGCGAGAGCCTGACGAACGTCGTCCGGCACGCACACGCGACGACCTGCCGAACGTCGCTCGACGTCAGCGATGCGGGCGCACGGCTCGTCATCGAAGACGATGGCGTGGGGGGCGCCGTGAAGGAGGGCAGCGGGCTCGCCGGCATGCGGGAGCGCCTCGAGCAGATGGGCGGTGCGCTGATCGTATCGTCTGGCAGCGGTTTGCGGGTGGAGGCGACGCTCCCGCTCTCGAGAGGGTCTTCGTCGGCAGGAGTGCTACGGACATGA
- a CDS encoding amidohydrolase family protein, whose translation MSSTIRRIGFAGVALVSLALYVVGVRSAVTPGGSFTARQAAPVAPPANVTTAVTGVRVFDGERVVPEATVVFDESGILAVGTDVAVPAGTRTIDGRGKTLLPGLIDAHTHAFGDALARALVFGVTTELDMFTDARFAMDMRRAQEAGPVFDRADLRSAGTLVTAPGGHGTQFGVLIPTLSAPDDAEAFVDARVGEGSDYIKIVYDDAVSHGLRLPSIGRDTLEAVVRAARSRGRLAVVHVGTLGAARDAVDAGAHGLVHVFADQPPDADFVGRVASAGVFVIPTLTVVESATGIASGAGLAALAHVGPWLRPDEAGSLRRAFPVSPASKTSLDIARGAVAALEDGGVAILAGSDAPNPGTSHGVSLHRELQLLVHAGLSPLDALAAATSVPARVFSLGDRGRIAHGLRADLVLVEGDPTTDIGDSLRIVHVWKHGREVARPRQDEQPPSAAVDAGTGVVSTFDDAEPTAAFGHGWVVSTDTMRGGGSTATMRVVQGGAAGSRAALEVTGRIDDAHMFPWAGPMFSPGPTPMAAADLSRFTEIVFWTKGDGGTYRLLAFSPQLGMIPAETSFVATGEWVEHHVRFSTFGIDGRDLQALLFSAGKGQPEFRFLIDEVRFR comes from the coding sequence ATGAGTTCCACGATTCGGAGAATCGGCTTCGCGGGAGTTGCCCTCGTCAGCCTCGCGCTGTACGTCGTCGGTGTCCGGTCGGCCGTCACGCCGGGTGGCTCGTTCACCGCACGCCAGGCGGCTCCGGTCGCCCCGCCGGCGAACGTCACGACGGCCGTCACCGGCGTCCGCGTCTTCGACGGCGAGCGGGTCGTGCCCGAGGCGACAGTGGTCTTCGACGAGTCGGGCATCCTCGCCGTGGGCACCGACGTGGCGGTACCTGCCGGTACGCGGACGATCGATGGCCGAGGGAAGACGCTGCTGCCGGGTCTCATCGACGCGCACACGCACGCCTTTGGCGACGCGCTCGCGCGGGCGCTGGTCTTCGGCGTCACGACCGAACTCGACATGTTCACCGATGCCCGGTTCGCCATGGACATGCGGCGAGCCCAGGAGGCCGGTCCCGTCTTCGACCGCGCCGACCTCAGGTCGGCGGGCACGCTCGTGACGGCGCCTGGTGGCCATGGGACACAGTTCGGCGTGCTGATTCCGACGCTCTCCGCGCCGGACGACGCCGAGGCCTTCGTCGACGCCCGCGTGGGCGAAGGCTCCGACTACATCAAGATCGTCTACGACGACGCCGTGTCGCACGGCTTGCGGCTCCCCTCGATCGGCCGGGACACGCTCGAAGCCGTCGTGCGCGCGGCCCGGAGCCGCGGCCGACTGGCCGTCGTCCACGTCGGCACGCTCGGTGCCGCGCGCGATGCGGTCGATGCCGGAGCGCACGGCCTGGTCCACGTGTTCGCGGACCAGCCGCCGGATGCGGACTTCGTCGGTCGCGTGGCGTCCGCCGGGGTCTTCGTGATTCCGACGCTGACGGTCGTCGAGAGCGCGACCGGAATCGCAAGCGGCGCCGGACTCGCCGCGCTGGCCCATGTCGGCCCCTGGCTCAGGCCCGACGAAGCCGGCAGCCTTCGTCGCGCGTTCCCGGTGTCGCCGGCCTCGAAGACCTCGCTCGACATCGCACGGGGCGCCGTGGCGGCGCTCGAGGACGGGGGTGTCGCGATCCTGGCCGGGAGCGATGCGCCGAACCCCGGCACCAGCCACGGCGTGAGCCTGCACCGCGAGCTGCAGCTGCTCGTCCACGCCGGGTTGAGCCCGCTCGATGCGCTCGCCGCCGCGACGTCGGTACCGGCGCGTGTGTTCTCGCTCGGCGACCGCGGCCGGATCGCGCACGGCCTGCGGGCCGACCTAGTGCTCGTCGAGGGCGATCCGACGACCGACATCGGCGACAGCCTGCGGATCGTGCACGTGTGGAAGCACGGTCGTGAGGTGGCCCGCCCGCGGCAGGACGAGCAACCGCCCTCAGCAGCCGTCGATGCCGGCACGGGCGTCGTGAGTACGTTCGACGATGCCGAGCCAACCGCCGCGTTCGGCCACGGATGGGTCGTCTCGACCGACACCATGCGTGGGGGCGGCTCCACGGCCACGATGCGGGTGGTCCAGGGCGGGGCGGCCGGGTCGCGCGCGGCGCTCGAGGTGACCGGCCGCATCGACGACGCGCACATGTTCCCGTGGGCCGGTCCGATGTTCTCACCCGGGCCGACGCCGATGGCCGCCGCGGATCTCTCCCGCTTCACGGAAATCGTGTTCTGGACCAAGGGCGACGGCGGCACCTACCGCCTGCTGGCGTTCTCGCCCCAGCTCGGCATGATTCCGGCCGAGACGTCGTTTGTCGCGACCGGCGAGTGGGTGGAGCATCACGTCCGGTTCTCGACGTTCGGCATCGACGGACGCGACCTGCAGGCCCTGCTCTTCTCGGCCGGCAAGGGACAGCCGGAATTCCGGTTCCTGATCGACGAGGTGCGCTTTCGGTAG
- a CDS encoding ABC transporter permease produces the protein MSTTTLPSEIRRAAPLGTHWRLRAYFLEAWFEFLKLLRLPGYALPTLLFPALFYSLFGLGLGRFSGGRFDAPTYLLASYGAFGVIGASLFGLGVSVAVERGQGWMALKRASPMPPGAYLAAKLAMSALFGVLIVLLLSTLAVTFGGVRLPVSGWLHLGVVLVLGALPFSAFGLAVGSLAGPNSATPLVNILYLPLGFASGLWFPIQMLPGPLRAAAPWLPPYHLGELALAAVGLERAGPAWAHVAALAGFTGLSLCAAVIGFRRDSDRTWG, from the coding sequence ATGTCCACGACCACACTTCCGTCGGAAATCCGTCGCGCGGCGCCCCTCGGGACGCACTGGCGGTTGCGCGCGTACTTCCTCGAGGCGTGGTTCGAGTTCCTCAAGCTCCTGAGGCTGCCAGGCTACGCGCTGCCGACGCTGCTGTTTCCCGCCTTGTTCTACTCGCTGTTCGGTCTCGGTCTCGGGCGCTTCAGCGGGGGGCGGTTCGACGCCCCGACGTACCTGCTCGCGAGTTACGGCGCCTTCGGCGTGATTGGCGCGAGCCTCTTTGGCCTGGGGGTGAGCGTGGCCGTCGAGCGCGGCCAGGGGTGGATGGCCCTCAAGCGCGCCTCGCCGATGCCCCCGGGCGCGTATCTCGCGGCGAAGCTGGCGATGAGCGCGCTCTTCGGCGTGCTCATCGTCCTGCTGCTGTCGACGCTCGCCGTGACCTTCGGCGGCGTCCGGCTGCCGGTCTCGGGGTGGCTGCACCTCGGGGTCGTCCTGGTCCTCGGCGCGCTGCCCTTCTCTGCGTTCGGCCTGGCCGTTGGAAGTCTCGCGGGGCCCAATTCCGCGACGCCACTCGTCAACATCCTCTACCTGCCGCTCGGGTTCGCCTCCGGCCTCTGGTTCCCCATCCAGATGCTGCCCGGCCCGCTGCGGGCGGCCGCGCCGTGGCTGCCGCCGTATCACCTCGGCGAGCTGGCGCTCGCGGCCGTCGGCCTCGAGCGCGCGGGGCCGGCGTGGGCCCACGTCGCCGCGCTCGCGGGCTTCACGGGACTGTCGCTGTGCGCTGCCGTCATCGGGTTCAGGCGTGACAGCGATCGCACATGGGGATAA
- a CDS encoding ABC transporter ATP-binding protein encodes MPSSRAVSPAFPGRGPAAALHGVTKAYGRVRALDQVSLALDQGAITALLGPNGAGKTTAVRVMLGLAPASAGRAELFGLPPTTPSARQRTGVMLQVAKVPETLTVREHVRLFSSYYPAPLPFDDVVDLVGLGGFVDRKYGLLSGGQQRRTLFALAVCGCPDMLFLDEPTVGLDVDARRGLWDVIRRLRERGTAILLTTHYLDEADTLADRVVVLRQGRMVADGRPDDIKRLVADRQIRCGTALGDDALVSLPGVRAVTREAGRATLLTDRAEQTLRALFALDDTVHHLEVTGAGLEDAFLALTGPATEID; translated from the coding sequence ATGCCGAGTTCACGTGCCGTGTCGCCGGCGTTCCCAGGTCGAGGGCCCGCCGCCGCGCTCCACGGCGTCACCAAGGCGTACGGCCGCGTCCGCGCGCTCGACCAGGTCTCGCTGGCGCTCGACCAGGGAGCGATCACGGCCCTGCTCGGGCCCAATGGCGCCGGAAAGACCACGGCGGTTCGCGTCATGCTGGGGCTCGCCCCGGCGTCGGCGGGGCGGGCGGAGCTCTTCGGCCTGCCTCCAACCACGCCATCGGCACGCCAGCGCACCGGCGTGATGCTGCAGGTCGCCAAGGTGCCCGAGACGCTGACCGTTCGCGAGCACGTGCGGCTCTTTTCGAGCTACTACCCTGCGCCGCTGCCGTTTGACGACGTGGTCGACCTCGTCGGCCTCGGCGGTTTCGTGGACCGGAAGTACGGCCTGCTCTCGGGCGGGCAGCAACGGCGTACGCTGTTCGCCCTCGCCGTGTGCGGTTGTCCCGACATGCTGTTTCTCGACGAACCCACCGTCGGCCTCGATGTCGACGCGCGCCGTGGGCTGTGGGACGTCATCCGCCGGTTGCGGGAACGCGGCACCGCGATCCTGCTGACCACGCACTACCTCGACGAAGCCGACACGCTCGCCGACCGGGTGGTCGTGCTCCGTCAGGGGCGCATGGTCGCCGACGGCCGGCCCGACGACATCAAGCGCCTCGTGGCCGACCGCCAGATTCGCTGCGGCACCGCCCTTGGCGACGACGCGCTCGTCTCGTTGCCGGGCGTGCGCGCGGTCACCCGCGAGGCGGGCCGCGCGACCCTGCTGACGGATCGCGCCGAACAGACGCTCCGCGCCCTCTTCGCCCTCGATGACACCGTCCACCACCTCGAGGTCACGGGTGCCGGCCTCGAAGACGCCTTCCTGGCGCTCACCGGTCCCGCGACGGAGATCGACTGA
- a CDS encoding ferritin codes for MMSQVVQEAINEQIHAELSASYSYLAMSAYCDHHNFTGAAKWLRVQSQEEYAHAMKLYDFLLARHARVALAAPKAPRNDFGSIVEVFEAAYAQEQDVTSSINRIYDLAFKEKAFDAVVMLEWFVNEQVEEEKTAREIVARLNMVKDDPASLLDIDRELGTRTPDEAATEGGE; via the coding sequence ATGATGAGTCAGGTCGTTCAGGAAGCCATCAACGAGCAGATCCACGCGGAGTTGAGTGCTTCGTACTCGTACCTCGCGATGTCCGCCTACTGCGACCACCACAACTTCACCGGGGCGGCGAAGTGGCTGCGCGTCCAGAGCCAGGAAGAGTACGCCCACGCCATGAAGTTGTACGATTTCCTGCTCGCTCGTCACGCGCGGGTGGCGCTGGCGGCCCCGAAGGCGCCCCGCAACGATTTCGGGTCGATTGTGGAGGTCTTCGAAGCGGCCTACGCCCAGGAACAGGACGTCACGTCCTCGATCAACCGCATCTACGACCTGGCCTTCAAGGAGAAGGCGTTCGATGCGGTCGTGATGCTCGAGTGGTTCGTCAACGAGCAGGTCGAGGAGGAGAAGACGGCTCGTGAGATCGTCGCCCGGCTGAACATGGTGAAGGACGACCCGGCGTCGCTGCTCGACATCGACCGTGAACTCGGCACGCGGACGCCGGACGAGGCCGCGACGGAGGGCGGCGAGTAG
- a CDS encoding methyltransferase domain-containing protein, translating to MSDSRFPGLAGWLIVGLTLAATALATPQAAAQTRAGQAQDAPVLAPYVPTPQDVVERMLELAGVGPGDVVYDLGCGDGRLVITAARKYGARGVGVDIEPERISESQANAKAAGVESLVTFRLQDAMTVDVSEATVVTLYLLSSSNLKLRPMLTRQLRPGSRVVSHAFSMGDWKPEKVETFTDANGSTRTLFLWRTDGTVRH from the coding sequence ATGAGCGACTCGCGATTCCCCGGGCTGGCCGGATGGCTGATTGTCGGGCTGACGCTCGCGGCCACCGCCCTCGCCACGCCCCAGGCCGCCGCCCAGACCCGCGCCGGCCAGGCGCAGGACGCCCCCGTGTTGGCCCCTTACGTGCCGACGCCCCAGGATGTCGTCGAGCGGATGCTCGAACTGGCGGGGGTCGGCCCGGGCGACGTCGTGTACGACCTCGGGTGCGGCGACGGACGCCTGGTGATCACCGCGGCCCGGAAGTACGGAGCGCGCGGTGTCGGCGTCGACATCGAGCCCGAGCGCATCTCCGAGTCGCAGGCCAACGCCAAGGCCGCTGGTGTCGAGTCGCTCGTCACCTTCCGCCTCCAGGACGCGATGACCGTCGACGTGTCGGAAGCGACCGTGGTCACGCTGTACCTGCTCTCGTCGTCCAACCTGAAGCTGCGGCCGATGCTGACCAGGCAACTCCGGCCGGGTTCGCGAGTCGTCTCGCACGCCTTCAGCATGGGCGACTGGAAGCCTGAGAAGGTCGAGACCTTCACCGACGCCAACGGCAGCACCCGCACGCTGTTTCTCTGGCGCACCGATGGCACGGTGAGGCACTAG
- a CDS encoding CarD family transcriptional regulator has protein sequence MTFQLGDKVIYPNHGLGVVERIESKTIMGTTCGFYQLRMVSNDTTVLVPVDNAAEVGLRRAVCDTEISRLFTLLGDGKIDSHQNWKGRFKDNSDKMRTGSIYDVVDVLKSLTFLARSKSLSFREKRMLDRAKFLVVSEISEVTHEATASIEDKVDRALERCFATKARVAARAAAVPPLAAAKPVAKVAAARRAQA, from the coding sequence GTGACATTCCAGCTCGGAGACAAGGTCATCTACCCGAACCATGGGCTTGGCGTCGTGGAAAGAATCGAGTCCAAAACCATCATGGGCACCACCTGCGGCTTCTACCAGCTGCGCATGGTGTCGAACGACACCACGGTGCTGGTGCCGGTGGACAACGCGGCCGAGGTTGGCCTGCGACGGGCTGTGTGCGACACCGAAATCAGCCGCCTGTTCACGCTGCTCGGCGATGGCAAGATCGACAGCCACCAGAACTGGAAGGGTCGGTTCAAGGACAACTCCGACAAGATGCGGACCGGGTCGATTTACGACGTGGTCGACGTGTTGAAGAGCCTCACCTTCCTCGCGCGCTCGAAGAGCCTGTCGTTCCGCGAGAAGCGGATGCTCGATCGGGCGAAGTTCCTCGTCGTCTCCGAGATTTCCGAGGTGACCCACGAGGCCACGGCGTCGATTGAAGACAAGGTCGACCGGGCGCTCGAGCGGTGTTTCGCCACCAAGGCCCGGGTCGCGGCCCGGGCGGCCGCGGTGCCGCCTCTCGCCGCGGCCAAACCCGTCGCGAAGGTGGCGGCGGCCCGACGGGCGCAGGCCTAG
- a CDS encoding 1-acyl-sn-glycerol-3-phosphate acyltransferase produces the protein MPGPVSRALAPVRSALAYLVISLYILLVGPPALVIASVFAWPNLLYQLGGYGVWIGMAILGLRYRVEGREHIQRGRAAIYCVNHVSNVDPPLAFMVLRQLFPHLQIVYKAVLRKTPVLGRAFHIAGFVPLDRGNQGQTTGAVAQAVRQMHAGKSFLVYPEGTRSWTGELLPFKKGAFIMAIEAQVPIVPMAIVGSRAAMAKGSPVIYPVTIRIRLGEPVPTVGLTFDDRDRLMALVRERIVKLLGGGAGQGAGTWNS, from the coding sequence ATGCCCGGACCCGTCTCGCGTGCGCTCGCCCCCGTGCGGAGCGCACTCGCGTACCTCGTCATCTCGCTCTACATCCTGCTCGTCGGCCCGCCGGCGCTGGTCATCGCCTCGGTCTTCGCGTGGCCCAACCTGCTGTACCAATTGGGCGGCTACGGCGTGTGGATCGGCATGGCGATCCTCGGGCTCCGCTATCGCGTCGAGGGGCGCGAGCACATCCAGCGCGGCCGGGCCGCGATCTACTGCGTGAACCACGTCAGCAACGTCGATCCGCCGCTGGCCTTCATGGTGCTGCGGCAGCTCTTCCCCCACCTGCAAATCGTCTACAAGGCGGTGCTCAGGAAGACCCCGGTGCTCGGACGGGCCTTCCACATCGCGGGGTTCGTGCCGCTCGACCGCGGCAACCAGGGCCAGACGACGGGTGCGGTCGCGCAGGCCGTGAGGCAGATGCACGCCGGCAAGTCGTTCCTCGTCTACCCGGAAGGGACGCGAAGCTGGACGGGTGAGCTGCTGCCGTTCAAGAAGGGCGCGTTCATCATGGCCATCGAGGCGCAGGTGCCCATCGTGCCGATGGCCATCGTCGGGTCACGGGCGGCAATGGCGAAGGGCAGTCCGGTGATCTATCCCGTCACGATCCGGATCCGGCTCGGTGAGCCGGTGCCGACGGTGGGCCTCACCTTCGACGACCGCGACCGGTTGATGGCGCTCGTGCGAGAGCGTATCGTGAAGCTGCTCGGCGGCGGCGCCGGGCAGGGAGCCGGGACATGGAACTCCTGA
- a CDS encoding DUF4126 family protein encodes MELLTTLGRTLGFSFAAGINLYATVAVLGLAARYEWVALPPQFAVFDQDWVIWTALALYAVEFVADKVPWFDTIWDGIHTAVRPLGGALIAVATLGDASPGTQAVIALLGGLTAGSTHLTKAGTRAAVNTSPEPVSNWVLSLGEDAFVVGLGLVALKYPLLALAVTVGLLAAIVLFAAALVRALKRRWARRTAGSQWA; translated from the coding sequence ATGGAACTCCTGACGACGCTCGGGCGCACGCTCGGGTTTTCGTTCGCTGCGGGCATCAACCTGTACGCGACCGTCGCCGTGCTGGGCCTCGCGGCGCGGTACGAATGGGTGGCCCTGCCGCCGCAGTTCGCGGTCTTCGACCAGGACTGGGTCATCTGGACGGCGCTCGCGCTCTACGCCGTCGAGTTCGTCGCCGACAAGGTGCCCTGGTTCGACACGATCTGGGACGGCATCCATACGGCGGTCCGGCCTCTGGGAGGCGCGCTGATCGCCGTGGCAACGCTCGGCGACGCGTCGCCGGGCACGCAGGCGGTCATCGCCCTGCTCGGCGGCCTGACCGCCGGCAGCACGCATCTGACGAAGGCGGGGACGAGAGCGGCGGTGAACACGAGCCCCGAGCCGGTGTCGAACTGGGTGCTCAGCCTCGGCGAGGATGCCTTCGTCGTCGGGCTCGGGCTGGTGGCGCTGAAGTACCCGCTGCTCGCCCTGGCCGTGACGGTGGGCCTGCTGGCCGCCATCGTGCTCTTCGCCGCGGCCTTGGTGCGCGCGCTCAAGCGCCGTTGGGCGCGTCGCACCGCCGGCTCGCAGTGGGCGTGA
- a CDS encoding Ig-like domain-containing protein — translation MPLSSVRATLVLLTTGVACSVALSSDAAGQAPRPGVTRAATTLGALTTYPAFFHTQPVRVRGEIGSGQTPTLTAGDAVVVLAGRVTVDTFADAGRRVEVSGTFIDVARLPDGDLRLRELDVERLSQERLGKPAPGNGELLVLLVDALADADPFPAPSVRALALDPGRYLDQRVTVSGRFRGRNLYGDQPNAPGTSRWDFVVQSADASIWVVGARPRGRGFNFDLNSRLDTTRWLEASGIVRLERGLVVLEASQLREIQPIAEAQPEAVVHVPIAAPPPEVIFSAPTEDETDVPVDTTVRIQFSRDMDPATFAGQIRVRYLATESVERGEPAPPPVQVAPSYDGGRRVLELRFSDPLERFRTLEVELRDGITATDGQALVPWTLRFRLGG, via the coding sequence ATGCCGCTCTCCTCGGTTCGCGCGACGCTCGTCCTGCTCACGACGGGCGTCGCGTGCTCCGTCGCGCTGTCGTCCGACGCGGCCGGCCAGGCGCCGCGACCCGGCGTGACCCGGGCCGCCACGACGCTCGGCGCGCTCACCACCTACCCGGCGTTCTTCCACACGCAGCCGGTGCGCGTGCGCGGCGAGATCGGGAGCGGCCAGACGCCGACGCTGACCGCCGGCGACGCCGTGGTCGTGCTCGCGGGGAGGGTCACGGTCGACACGTTCGCCGATGCGGGACGGCGGGTGGAGGTCAGCGGCACGTTCATCGACGTGGCGCGCCTGCCGGACGGCGATCTCCGCCTGCGAGAGCTCGACGTCGAGCGCCTTTCCCAGGAGCGACTCGGCAAGCCGGCGCCAGGCAACGGCGAACTGCTGGTGCTGCTCGTCGACGCGCTCGCCGACGCCGACCCGTTCCCGGCGCCTTCGGTCCGCGCGCTGGCGCTCGATCCCGGGCGTTATCTCGACCAGCGCGTCACGGTGTCCGGGCGTTTTCGCGGCCGCAACCTGTACGGCGATCAACCGAACGCGCCCGGGACGAGCCGCTGGGATTTCGTGGTGCAGTCGGCCGACGCGTCAATCTGGGTGGTCGGCGCCCGTCCCCGGGGACGAGGCTTCAACTTCGACCTCAACTCCCGGCTCGATACGACCCGTTGGCTCGAGGCGAGCGGCATCGTTCGCCTCGAACGGGGCCTGGTCGTCCTCGAGGCCAGCCAATTGCGCGAGATCCAGCCCATCGCCGAAGCGCAGCCCGAGGCCGTCGTCCACGTCCCGATCGCCGCGCCGCCGCCCGAGGTGATCTTCAGCGCGCCCACCGAGGACGAGACCGACGTGCCGGTCGACACGACGGTTCGCATCCAGTTCTCTCGTGACATGGACCCGGCCACGTTCGCCGGGCAGATCCGAGTCCGCTACCTGGCGACGGAATCGGTGGAGCGGGGCGAACCGGCGCCGCCTCCCGTGCAGGTCGCCCCGTCGTACGACGGGGGCCGCCGAGTGCTCGAACTCCGATTCTCCGATCCCCTCGAGCGATTTCGGACGCTCGAGGTCGAGCTCCGCGACGGCATCACGGCGACCGACGGGCAGGCGCTCGTGCCGTGGACCCTGCGGTTCAGGCTCGGAGGGTGA